A single window of Microbispora hainanensis DNA harbors:
- a CDS encoding serine/threonine-protein kinase, with product MSRAEGRLVGGRYQLVEPIGRGGMGVVWRAHDQLLDRAVAVKEVRYDSAMGDELSDLNRRTMREARAAGRLTHPNVVVVHDVIEEDDRPWIIMQLVPSRSLGQVIREDGPLSAERTVEIGLQILDALRAAHRQGVLHRDVKPENVLLTDDGRVVLTDFGIARLEADSTMTRTGLVGTPAFIAPERLRGEAAQRESDLWSLGATLYTAVEGKPPHDRGMAMATMHAVLNDDPAPPRRAGALGSVLQRMLAKEPADRPGYDELIRLLKRAARELAPPPSRPAAEPASPQAAKPEAAKPETPASRQGKASRGAAPYPPVSPSPASSPEASSSRRDEAAERTPAAGEGGAAGRGGALRDAAGPGEITSPLPVIRDDAAPGQADGPAQERPGKTPAAMPETGAQAAPPARTTPSTGTSAKGRPGKEDGRAADADAGDGTTRIAPAASAGSVASVASGGKGRNGQEGSSAAGKAKDSGASSGERPATTASGSSATPKGATGGSTTGGSTTGGSTTGGSAASKAAAGSASSASSASSASSGSSGSFASSGSTGSGSSGGFGGSGGGSRTSRPYANDRPTPGAGDERPAATADRTQESSGGIAGSPIAGLRQASPTIPPQDGAAWQGSPTSLVVPRSSNSLLKVALILVPALLVIAGVAGYLGLRAGEGDSGSDPAAGPNAAAAVGGGDTPSAAEPSSAAPNSPEPSASEEETKSPEPSPSPKTSEPAGVPDGWHKYKHSSGFSIALPKGWHVDGRGNGEVRFRGDSHTYLEVHHTTSPESDALKVWRRDVPGMSRNFPGYKLVEIREVKGFWKTAADWEFTFGDSRYRSRVIDRGFVTDKHNGYALLYKTQDKDWKKKKELFETIASTFKPAK from the coding sequence GTGTCGCGTGCGGAAGGCCGGCTCGTCGGAGGCCGGTACCAGTTGGTGGAGCCGATCGGCCGGGGTGGCATGGGCGTGGTATGGCGCGCCCACGACCAGTTGCTGGACCGCGCGGTCGCGGTCAAGGAGGTCCGCTACGACAGCGCCATGGGCGACGAGCTCAGCGACCTCAATCGCCGGACCATGCGCGAGGCCCGGGCCGCGGGCCGCCTCACCCACCCCAACGTGGTGGTCGTCCACGACGTGATCGAGGAGGACGACCGCCCCTGGATCATCATGCAGCTCGTGCCGTCCCGCTCGCTGGGGCAGGTGATCAGGGAGGACGGCCCGCTGTCCGCCGAGCGCACCGTCGAGATCGGCCTGCAGATCCTCGACGCGCTGCGCGCCGCCCACCGCCAGGGCGTGCTGCACCGCGACGTCAAGCCGGAGAACGTGCTGCTCACCGATGACGGCCGGGTGGTCCTGACCGACTTCGGCATCGCCAGGCTCGAAGCCGACTCCACCATGACCCGCACCGGCCTCGTCGGCACCCCCGCCTTCATCGCCCCCGAACGGCTCCGCGGCGAGGCCGCCCAGCGCGAATCGGACCTGTGGTCGCTCGGCGCCACGCTCTACACGGCGGTGGAGGGCAAGCCCCCGCACGACCGGGGCATGGCGATGGCCACCATGCACGCCGTGCTGAACGACGACCCGGCCCCGCCGCGGCGCGCGGGCGCGCTGGGTTCCGTCCTCCAAAGGATGCTGGCCAAGGAGCCCGCCGACCGGCCCGGCTATGACGAGCTCATCCGGCTGCTCAAGCGGGCGGCGCGGGAGCTGGCCCCGCCGCCGTCCCGGCCCGCCGCCGAGCCCGCCTCCCCGCAGGCCGCGAAGCCGGAGGCCGCGAAGCCCGAAACGCCCGCCTCCCGGCAGGGCAAGGCGTCCCGGGGTGCGGCGCCGTACCCGCCCGTGTCCCCCTCGCCCGCGTCTTCGCCGGAGGCCTCCTCCTCCCGAAGGGACGAGGCGGCGGAGCGCACCCCCGCCGCCGGTGAGGGAGGAGCGGCCGGGCGCGGCGGCGCCCTGCGCGATGCCGCGGGCCCCGGCGAGATCACCTCGCCCCTCCCGGTCATCCGCGACGACGCGGCACCCGGACAGGCGGACGGCCCGGCCCAGGAGCGGCCCGGGAAGACTCCGGCGGCCATGCCGGAGACCGGCGCGCAGGCCGCCCCGCCCGCCCGTACGACGCCTTCGACCGGCACTTCCGCCAAGGGGAGGCCCGGGAAGGAGGACGGCCGGGCGGCGGACGCGGACGCCGGCGACGGCACCACCAGGATCGCCCCCGCCGCCTCCGCGGGCTCCGTGGCCTCCGTGGCCTCCGGTGGGAAGGGCCGTAATGGGCAGGAGGGCTCGTCCGCCGCCGGGAAGGCGAAGGATTCCGGCGCCTCCTCCGGTGAGCGCCCCGCCACCACGGCCTCCGGGTCGAGCGCGACACCGAAGGGCGCCACGGGCGGGAGCACCACAGGCGGGAGCACCACAGGGGGAAGCACCACAGGGGGGAGCGCCGCGTCGAAGGCCGCGGCGGGTTCGGCCTCGTCCGCGTCGTCCGCGTCGTCCGCCTCATCTGGTTCGTCCGGTTCGTTCGCCTCCTCCGGTTCCACCGGCTCCGGGAGCTCCGGCGGCTTCGGGGGTTCCGGTGGCGGCAGCCGTACGTCCCGGCCCTACGCGAACGACCGGCCCACGCCGGGTGCGGGCGACGAGCGGCCCGCCGCCACGGCGGACCGTACGCAGGAGTCCTCGGGCGGCATCGCCGGGAGCCCGATCGCCGGGCTGCGGCAGGCGTCCCCGACGATTCCCCCGCAGGACGGGGCGGCCTGGCAGGGGTCGCCGACCAGCCTGGTCGTGCCGCGGTCGTCGAACAGCCTGCTGAAGGTCGCGTTGATCCTCGTTCCCGCGCTGCTGGTCATCGCCGGTGTGGCGGGGTACCTCGGCCTGCGGGCGGGTGAAGGCGACTCGGGAAGCGACCCCGCCGCCGGGCCGAACGCGGCCGCGGCGGTCGGGGGCGGCGACACGCCCTCCGCTGCGGAGCCCTCATCGGCCGCGCCGAACTCCCCCGAGCCGTCCGCGTCGGAAGAGGAGACGAAGTCCCCCGAGCCCTCCCCCAGCCCCAAGACCTCCGAGCCCGCCGGTGTCCCCGACGGGTGGCACAAGTACAAGCACTCCAGCGGGTTCTCCATCGCGCTGCCGAAGGGATGGCATGTCGACGGCAGGGGCAACGGCGAGGTCCGCTTCCGCGGCGACTCGCACACCTATCTGGAGGTCCACCACACCACGAGTCCCGAGTCGGACGCGCTGAAGGTCTGGCGGCGCGACGTGCCGGGCATGAGCCGGAACTTCCCCGGCTACAAGCTCGTCGAGATCCGCGAGGTCAAGGGGTTCTGGAAGACCGCGGCCGACTGGGAGTTCACCTTCGGCGACAGCCGCTATCGGTCCCGGGTGATCGACCGTGGCTTCGTCACCGACAAGCACAACGGCTACGCGCTGCTCTACAAGACCCAGGACAAGGACTGGAAGAAGAAGAAAGAGCTCTTCGAGACCATCGCCTCCACCTTCAAGCCGGCGAAGTAG
- a CDS encoding MerR family transcriptional regulator, with translation MIGTDDAGRRWSIGELARATGMTVRALYHYDEIGLLRASERTPAGHRRYTERDLRRLYRVRTLRTLGLSLEEIAGVLDGAADDPESMRHLLTAQLRRLDEHAELIGMLRRRVRGLLRQAGDSSGPDPDRLMTALELMSVFETYLTEEQRERLAERRAALGGEGVEAAKHEWKGLVEEGLRLVETGVPAEDERARDLVRRWDALAGRFHPAGPEGERTRAAAQRMWQDNSAEIGRSLPWPAERIAGLVAYLAQARHTG, from the coding sequence GTGATCGGGACGGACGACGCCGGGCGGCGATGGTCGATCGGCGAGCTGGCACGGGCGACCGGGATGACGGTGCGCGCGCTCTACCACTACGACGAGATCGGGCTGCTGCGCGCGAGCGAGCGTACGCCCGCCGGGCACCGCCGCTACACCGAGCGGGACCTGCGGCGGCTGTACCGCGTCCGCACCCTGCGGACCCTCGGCCTGTCGCTGGAGGAGATCGCGGGCGTTCTCGACGGCGCGGCGGACGACCCCGAGTCGATGCGCCATCTGCTGACGGCGCAGTTGCGCAGGCTCGACGAGCATGCCGAGCTGATCGGGATGCTGCGCCGGCGGGTCCGCGGCCTGCTCCGGCAGGCCGGCGACTCGTCCGGCCCCGATCCGGACCGGTTGATGACCGCATTGGAGTTGATGTCGGTGTTCGAGACCTACTTGACCGAAGAGCAGCGCGAGCGGCTGGCCGAGCGCAGGGCCGCCCTGGGCGGCGAGGGCGTCGAAGCGGCCAAGCACGAATGGAAGGGGCTCGTAGAGGAGGGCCTGCGGCTCGTGGAGACCGGCGTTCCCGCGGAGGACGAGCGCGCCCGCGACCTCGTACGCCGCTGGGACGCCCTCGCGGGCCGGTTCCACCCCGCCGGACCGGAGGGCGAGCGGACGAGGGCGGCGGCCCAGAGGATGTGGCAGGACAACAGCGCGGAGATCGGCCGGAGCCTGCCCTGGCCGGCCGAACGGATCGCCGGCCTGGTGGCCTACCTGGCGCAGGCCCGCCACACCGGCTGA
- a CDS encoding GNAT family N-acetyltransferase, whose product MADRDTAALDDPVGESLRGHHAHLARRIGRAAGYPPEIATFSTVSADPGPAEWDDLARLLGRGGFADLFSSPATPPADWEPVFSLDGFQMIWPEGAHPGHTEAQPAHAEAESGARIAELDAGDVPEMLDLTARTRPGPFWPRTPELGAYLGVRENGALVAMAGERLRPPGWTEISAVCAAPEARGRGHASRLVRALVTRITARGERPFLHVAEANVAAIALYERLGFKVRRRVTFRGFRTP is encoded by the coding sequence ATGGCCGACCGCGACACCGCCGCACTCGACGACCCCGTCGGCGAGTCGCTTCGCGGCCACCACGCGCACCTGGCCCGCCGGATCGGACGGGCGGCCGGTTATCCGCCGGAGATCGCGACGTTCTCCACGGTGTCCGCCGACCCCGGCCCGGCCGAGTGGGACGACCTCGCGCGGCTGCTCGGTCGCGGCGGGTTCGCCGATCTGTTCAGCTCCCCGGCTACCCCGCCCGCGGACTGGGAGCCGGTGTTCAGCCTCGACGGCTTCCAGATGATCTGGCCCGAGGGCGCCCACCCCGGTCACACGGAGGCCCAACCCGCTCATGCGGAAGCCGAGTCCGGCGCGCGGATCGCCGAGCTGGACGCCGGCGACGTGCCCGAGATGCTCGATCTCACCGCGCGGACCCGGCCTGGGCCGTTCTGGCCCCGGACCCCCGAGCTCGGCGCCTATCTCGGCGTCCGCGAGAACGGGGCCCTGGTCGCCATGGCGGGCGAACGGCTCCGCCCGCCCGGGTGGACCGAGATCAGCGCCGTCTGCGCCGCCCCCGAGGCCCGCGGGCGCGGTCACGCCTCCCGCCTGGTGCGCGCCCTGGTCACCCGCATCACGGCGCGCGGCGAGCGCCCGTTCCTCCACGTGGCCGAGGCCAACGTCGCCGCGATCGCGCTCTACGAGCGGCTCGGTTTCAAGGTCCGCAGGCGCGTGACGTTCCGCGGGTTCCGCACACCCTGA
- a CDS encoding DUF2470 domain-containing protein — MRHPVTAAPIPERVRTLAAVAAPTHVSVAGSGVPTATARGGVDGTGRPVLLVKPGETLYGTPAETLVTVDLTVSREVGGVERQRALLKVRGWTQPVPEAETRATAVAIAEACPDEDLFAAIEGGGPALLRVDVCHVIYLTGQESGVLDAESYLASAPDPLLPLAERMVRHVNESHARQLKEAVERLTGEPAQEEVWLWELDRYGATLRPGPGHLVRIPWPAPVTTPAALEHALACLMHAS; from the coding sequence ATGCGCCACCCGGTCACCGCAGCCCCCATCCCCGAACGCGTACGGACGCTCGCGGCGGTGGCGGCGCCCACGCACGTCTCCGTCGCCGGCTCCGGCGTGCCCACGGCCACCGCCCGGGGCGGCGTGGACGGCACGGGCCGGCCGGTCCTGCTCGTGAAGCCCGGCGAGACCCTGTACGGCACGCCCGCGGAGACCCTGGTGACGGTCGACCTCACAGTGAGCAGGGAGGTCGGCGGGGTCGAGCGGCAGCGCGCCCTGCTGAAGGTGCGGGGGTGGACGCAGCCCGTGCCGGAGGCGGAGACGCGGGCCACCGCCGTCGCCATCGCGGAGGCGTGCCCCGACGAGGACCTGTTCGCGGCGATCGAGGGCGGCGGTCCCGCGCTGCTGCGCGTCGACGTCTGCCACGTGATCTACCTGACCGGCCAGGAGTCGGGCGTCCTCGACGCCGAGAGCTACCTCGCCTCGGCTCCCGACCCGTTGCTCCCTCTGGCCGAACGCATGGTGCGGCACGTCAACGAGTCCCACGCGCGGCAGCTGAAGGAGGCGGTGGAGAGGCTGACGGGGGAACCGGCCCAGGAGGAGGTGTGGCTGTGGGAGCTCGACCGCTACGGCGCCACACTGCGGCCGGGGCCCGGCCACCTGGTGAGGATCCCCTGGCCCGCGCCCGTCACGACGCCCGCGGCACTCGAACACGCCCTGGCCTGTCTCATGCACGCCTCCTGA
- the rpsD gene encoding 30S ribosomal protein S4, which yields MRYTGPKVRLSRRAGVPLTRKAVKYFEARPYPPGEHGRKTSRRNTGDYGMRLLEKQKLRWYYDVPERQLRRYWDLAVRRPGRSGEELVALLETRLASLVLRAGLAPSIYAARQYVNHGHITVDGRKVDIPSYQVKPGQSVAVRERSVRMQPFAAAAEGAYADERIAPYLDVDHRALRFTLLRRPVREEIAVPVDEQLVVEHYSR from the coding sequence ATGCGTTACACGGGTCCGAAGGTGCGGCTGTCGCGCCGGGCGGGCGTCCCGCTCACCCGGAAGGCGGTGAAGTACTTCGAGGCCCGGCCCTACCCGCCGGGGGAGCACGGCCGCAAGACCAGCCGGCGCAACACCGGCGACTACGGAATGCGGCTGCTGGAGAAGCAGAAGCTCCGCTGGTATTACGACGTGCCGGAACGTCAGCTCCGCCGCTACTGGGATCTGGCCGTCCGCCGCCCCGGCCGTTCGGGGGAGGAACTGGTGGCGCTGCTGGAGACCCGGCTCGCCTCGCTCGTCCTGCGGGCCGGCCTCGCGCCGTCCATCTACGCCGCCCGGCAGTACGTGAACCACGGGCACATCACGGTCGACGGCCGCAAGGTGGACATCCCGAGCTACCAGGTCAAGCCGGGCCAGTCGGTGGCCGTACGGGAGCGGTCGGTCCGGATGCAGCCGTTCGCGGCCGCCGCCGAGGGCGCGTACGCGGACGAGCGGATCGCCCCCTACCTCGACGTGGACCACCGCGCGCTGCGCTTCACGCTGCTGCGGCGACCCGTACGCGAGGAGATCGCCGTGCCGGTGGACGAGCAGCTCGTGGTCGAGCACTACTCCCGCTGA